CTCTAATGGCTTAACAGAATCTAAAACTTCCCATTTACACGATGTTCTACGAAAAAAGCTTGAGCTTGCTTTTCACAAACAAACCTCTACAGTTGTTGTTCATGATATTATAAAAATAGTGGCAGAACATTCTGCTATTGACCTAGCTTATGCTGCTTCAGAACTTCCCCCACGTGCCAGACCTGTGATTTACGAGAACTTATCCAATAGCAATGACAAAATTGCTTTTTTGATTAATACAGATAGTAGCACAAGATCTGCTGTATTACATCATATCAGCGATGAAGAAATAAAGAATGTTTTAGAAGAAATGGCTCCTGATGAAGGGGTCGAGATCTTAGAGGATATTCCTGAAAGGCGTTTTAGACGAGTGATGGAAATCTTAGAACCCGCAAAAGCTGCAAAGATTCGAGAGATTAAGAAACACCAGCGCAATACGGCTGGACGTTTAATGACAAATGAATTTTTTTCTTTTACAATGGATGTGAAAGTAGAAGAAGCTGCATCTTATATTAGAGATAATCCAGGGATTGATTTAACAAGGCAAATTTTTATTGTTAATCAAGAGGGAGTATTGCAGGGATATGTCCCTGCAAGAAATTTGATTGTAAATGCACCGCATCTACCGCTTAAACAAGTTATGCGTCCTGTTTTACACAAAGTAACAGCCGATGCCTCCCGTGAAGAAGTGGTGGAAATTGTTGAAAGATATAAAAGCACTGCCTTAACAGTTGTAGATAGCAATAATCGATTAGTCGGTGTGATTACTAATGAAGATGTCCTTGATGCTATAGCCGATATTGCTGATGAAACAATTGCAAATATGGCAGGTACTGCGGAAAAATTTAGTGAACACGAACCTTTTATAAAAAGATTTTTATCCCGAGCTCCTTGGCTAATTGTAACTCTCTGTGCCGGTTTAATCAACGTGGGGGTAATGTCCTCTTTTCAAAGATATGATGGAGGGATTTTAACCTTTGTGATGTTTTTTGTGCCTTTGATTACAGGTATGTCTGGTAACATAGGTATTCAATGTAGTACAATCCTTGTAAGAAGTATGGCAATTGGATTAATTTCAGTGACCAATCGTACAGAAGCTATCTTAAAAGAATTGCTTATCGGAATAACTGCTGGTACAACTTTTGGATTGCTATGTGGGGTTTCTGTATATGCGCTTGATTTTGTAGGAGTTTCTGGATCTGGGTTTACTCCTGTGGCTGTTGGAATTATGGTTGGTATAGGATTAATGGGGGCTTGTATTGGAAGTACTGCTTTAGGTGTATTTTCTCCTTTATTTTTTGCGCGGATCGGAATAGATCCTGCTGTAGCATCAGGGCCTATTGTTACAGCTCTAAATGATTTTTTATCCATGTCTATTTATTTTTTAATAGCCATTGGTTTAAGTTCATTATTTTTTTGATATTGCCATTTTGCCAGGACTCTAATATAGTCTGCTACTATAGGATTATATGAATGTCCAAGCGTTATAAGATTAGATGAGAAAAGATAGCCGTTTAACAAATAAGTTGCTTGTAAACCTTTTGCCTAAAATGCTTGAGCGGATTGCTGCCATGCAAAAAGATCGGCCAGATTTAATTCTGTCGGCATGGCAGGAAATTATCGGGAAGGATCTTGCTGTTATGGCTCAAGCAATAGGCTTTGAAAAAGGGATTTTAATGGTAAAGGTTAGTAATTCTACTTTATATAGCTTACTTGCCCAACATGAAAAAAAACGTTTACTGCAAATGTTGCGTAAAAAATTTCCCTCTATTGATATAAAAACAATTCATTTTCGTATCGGTTAACTATAATTGAGATAAGGTATGACCACAATGACCAAAGAAGAACAATATGATGCTAGTTCCATTACCGTCCTAGAAGGATTGCAAGCGGTAAGAGAGCGTCCCAGCATGTATGTCGGTGATACACAAACCAATGGGTTGCATCAGCTTGTTTACGAAGTAGTAGATAATAGCGTTGATGAGGCTTTAGCTGGTCATTGCAGTGAAATTTCTATTTTCATTCATAAGGATAATTCCGTAACAGTTCAAGATAATGGAAGAGGAATTCCTGTTGGACGTCATGCTCAAGAATCAAAAAAACAGGGTCGGGACGTTTCTGCAATTGAAGTAGTTATGACCATTTTGCATGCAGGTGGTAAGTTTGATAAAAATACCTATAAGGTTTCAGGTGGACTTCATGGAGTAGGGGTTTCTTGTGTCAATGCTTTATCTGAGATATGTGATGTTGAGGTGCGTCAAAATGGCAAGGTTTATTTCATTCAATTTTCCAAAGGCAAGGTGGTTCACCCTCTCAAGCAGATAGGGGAGAGCAAAGAACACGGTACAAAGGTCACTTTTAAACCTGATGCAACCATTTTTACCGTATTGGTCTTCGACCATGATTTACTATTAAAGCGCTTTCGTGAGTTAGCTTTTTTAAACAAAGGGTTAACCATTCGTTTTCGTGATGAAAGACAAGCAGATTCGCAAGAGCTGGTTTTTTGTTATGAAGGGGGAGTTAAATCTTTTGTAGAATACTTGAATGAAAATAAAACGCCTATTTTCCCAAAACCGATTTACATCTATGGATCAAAAGAGGGTGTAGATGGAATGGTAGACTTTGAAGTTGCCATGCAATGGAATACCACCTATTCAGAGAATGTGTATTCCTATGTAAATAATATATCAACGCGTATGGGAGGAACACATGTTAGTGGATTTTCTACAGCTTTAACACGTGTTTTAAACCAATATATTAAGACTCATAATCTGTTGAAAAGCGATAAGATGACGGTCCAGGGCGATGATATGAGAGAGGGGCTCACTGCTGTTTTATCTGTAAAGGTACCCAATCCTCAATTTGAAGGACAAACCAAACAAAAGCTAGGCAACAATGAAGTAGGCTCGCTTGTGCAACAGATTACAGGGGAGCACTTGGCGGTATTTTTAGAAGAGAATCCAGTCATTGCTCGCATGATTGTAGAAAAAGCTATTCTTGCAGCTCAAGCTAGAGATGCTGCTCGAAGGGCAAGGGAATTAACCCTGCGCAAAAGCGCATTAGATACAGCAAGGCTGCCTGGAAAATTAACCGATTGCCAAGAAAGAGATCCCGCGCTTTGTGAACTGTTTATTGTAGAAGGGGATTCAGCAGGAGGATCAGCAAAAACAGGCCGCGATCGTAGATTCCAAGCCATTCTTCCCATTCGTGGAAAAATCCTTAATGTGGAAAAAGCACGTTTGGAAAAAGTTTTGCAGAATCAAGAAGTAGGTGCAATGATTGCAGCATTTGGTTGTGGAATTGGACAAGGTAATTTTAATCTGGAAAAATTGCGCTATCATAAGATTATCATTATGACGGATGCTGATGTTGACGGTTCTCACATTCGTACTCTATTGCTAACCTTTTTCTATCGCCACATGCCAGCTTTAATCGAAAATGGTTTTGTGTATATCGCACAACCTCCTTTATTTAAAGTTACACGCAAAAAAACGAGCCGATATATTCACAGTGAAAAAGATATGGATGAGTACCTGTTAAAACTAGGTCTTGGCGATATTCAAATCCAGTTAGTAGGCCATAGCGATACACTATCTAAAGAGCTGCTTGAAGATTTGGTAAAACTCATTCGGGATGTAGAGGTATTTATCCTCTCTATTGAGAAAAAAAGCATTCCTTTTCGTGAATTTTTACAAGCTAAAGATGAAACAGGTAGACTTCCTCGTTTCCAGGTAAAATTAGGAGAGGAAGAGAAGTTGATTTACTCAGAAGAGGAATTTGTAGAAGTAAAACTATCACATGAGACTCTGCAAAGATCTAAACATGCTGAAACGCTAGCCTCTATCCCTATTGAAGAGCAAACGGTGGAAATGCAAACATTTCGTGTCAAAGGAATGCCTTTTGTAGAGCTATATGAAAAGAAGACTATTGATTCTTTGAAGACGCGCCTTTCACAGTTTAATTTTACACTTGATCAATATGTTATTGCTGACGGTAAGTTATTTGATATTATCGATGAAGAGGGCAAATACCATCCTATGTATACTTTGAAAGAAGGAATTGATTTTTTACGACAGAATGGACGTAAAGGAATCGAAATCCAACGGTATAAAGGATTAGGGGAAATGAATGCAGATCAGCTTTGTGATACGACAATGGATCCTCAAAAGCGCACTCTTCTTCATGTAACACTTCCCGATGCTATTGCAGCTGATCATACATTTACTATGCTTATGGGAGAAGAAGTTCCTCCTAGACGCAGGTTTATTGAGCAACATGCCCTATCAGTTAAGAATTTGGATATCTAAGGAGAGTTAACCATCCATGTCCTATACTAAAGATGAAATTGTTATTTCCCGCAATATTGAAGAAGAGGTTAAAGAGAGCTATATTCGCTATTCGATGTCGGTGATTATTGCTAGGGCGCTTCCCGATGTACGCGATGGGTTAAAGCCTTCTCAAAGACGTATTTTGTACGCAATGAGGCAGTTATCTTTAAGCCCTACTTCTAAACATCGTAAATGTGCTAAAATTGCAGGGGACACCTCTGGGGATTACCATCCTCATGGAGAACAAGTAATCTATCCCACTCTTGTTCGTATGGCGCAGAGTTGGTCTATGCGCTATCGTTTAATCG
This window of the Candidatus Rhabdochlamydia sp. T3358 genome carries:
- the mgtE gene encoding magnesium transporter gives rise to the protein MVLLTEEQKDSNGLTESKTSHLHDVLRKKLELAFHKQTSTVVVHDIIKIVAEHSAIDLAYAASELPPRARPVIYENLSNSNDKIAFLINTDSSTRSAVLHHISDEEIKNVLEEMAPDEGVEILEDIPERRFRRVMEILEPAKAAKIREIKKHQRNTAGRLMTNEFFSFTMDVKVEEAASYIRDNPGIDLTRQIFIVNQEGVLQGYVPARNLIVNAPHLPLKQVMRPVLHKVTADASREEVVEIVERYKSTALTVVDSNNRLVGVITNEDVLDAIADIADETIANMAGTAEKFSEHEPFIKRFLSRAPWLIVTLCAGLINVGVMSSFQRYDGGILTFVMFFVPLITGMSGNIGIQCSTILVRSMAIGLISVTNRTEAILKELLIGITAGTTFGLLCGVSVYALDFVGVSGSGFTPVAVGIMVGIGLMGACIGSTALGVFSPLFFARIGIDPAVASGPIVTALNDFLSMSIYFLIAIGLSSLFF
- a CDS encoding DUF721 domain-containing protein produces the protein MRKDSRLTNKLLVNLLPKMLERIAAMQKDRPDLILSAWQEIIGKDLAVMAQAIGFEKGILMVKVSNSTLYSLLAQHEKKRLLQMLRKKFPSIDIKTIHFRIG
- the gyrB gene encoding DNA topoisomerase (ATP-hydrolyzing) subunit B yields the protein MTKEEQYDASSITVLEGLQAVRERPSMYVGDTQTNGLHQLVYEVVDNSVDEALAGHCSEISIFIHKDNSVTVQDNGRGIPVGRHAQESKKQGRDVSAIEVVMTILHAGGKFDKNTYKVSGGLHGVGVSCVNALSEICDVEVRQNGKVYFIQFSKGKVVHPLKQIGESKEHGTKVTFKPDATIFTVLVFDHDLLLKRFRELAFLNKGLTIRFRDERQADSQELVFCYEGGVKSFVEYLNENKTPIFPKPIYIYGSKEGVDGMVDFEVAMQWNTTYSENVYSYVNNISTRMGGTHVSGFSTALTRVLNQYIKTHNLLKSDKMTVQGDDMREGLTAVLSVKVPNPQFEGQTKQKLGNNEVGSLVQQITGEHLAVFLEENPVIARMIVEKAILAAQARDAARRARELTLRKSALDTARLPGKLTDCQERDPALCELFIVEGDSAGGSAKTGRDRRFQAILPIRGKILNVEKARLEKVLQNQEVGAMIAAFGCGIGQGNFNLEKLRYHKIIIMTDADVDGSHIRTLLLTFFYRHMPALIENGFVYIAQPPLFKVTRKKTSRYIHSEKDMDEYLLKLGLGDIQIQLVGHSDTLSKELLEDLVKLIRDVEVFILSIEKKSIPFREFLQAKDETGRLPRFQVKLGEEEKLIYSEEEFVEVKLSHETLQRSKHAETLASIPIEEQTVEMQTFRVKGMPFVELYEKKTIDSLKTRLSQFNFTLDQYVIADGKLFDIIDEEGKYHPMYTLKEGIDFLRQNGRKGIEIQRYKGLGEMNADQLCDTTMDPQKRTLLHVTLPDAIAADHTFTMLMGEEVPPRRRFIEQHALSVKNLDI